The DNA sequence ATCGCCGAGGGCGGCATGGGCACCGTGTCGCGCACGTTCGCCGAGGCGGCCCGGCGCGCGGGCGCCCGCGTCGTCACCGGCGCCCCGGTCACCGCCATCACGCTGGACTCCGGTGCCGCGTCGGGCGTGGTGCTGGCCGACGGTCGGCAGGTCGGCGCGTCCGTGGCGCTCGGGGCGTGCGACCCGTACCGGCTGATGGAGCTGTTGCCCGACGGCGCGCTCCCGGCGGAGCTGGGCGCGCGGATGGCGGCGGTCCGCCGGCCCGGCACCACGCTCAAGCTCAACCTGGCGCTCACCGGGCTGCCGCGCTTCTCCTGCCTGCCGGCCGACGCGCCGAGCCCGTTCGGCTCGACCATCCACCTGCTCCCCGGCTCCGACTCGCTGGTCGGAGCCGGTGGCGAGTCGCCGATGGCCGCGCTGCGCGGCATGTGGGCCGACGTGCGGGCCGGGCGGCTGCCGGACGAGCCGACCATCGAGTGGTACCTGCACACCACCGTCGACCCGTCGCTGCAAGACCCCGCCGGGCACCACTCGTCGGCGCTGTTCGTCCAGTCGGTCCCCTACGAGCTGGCCGGCACCACCTGGGACGCGGCGCTGCCCGGGTACGTCGAGCGGCTGATCGCGATCTGCGAGCGGTACGCCCCGGGCACCGCCGACCTGATCGCGGACGCGGTGCCGCTGCCCCCGCCCGGCATCGAGGCCCACTTCGGCATCACCGGCGGGCACATCCACCACGTCGACAACACCGTCTCGTTCACCGACCGGATGCCGTACGCCACCGGCGTGGACGGCGTCTACGCGGGCAGCGCCGGCTGTCACCCGGCGGGCAGCGTGATCGGCGCCGCCGGCCACAACGCCGCCCGGCGCATCCTCGCCGACCTGACGTAAGCAGGGCCCCCTACTCACGCCTGCGGTAGAGGAGGGCGCCCCGCTTGACGCCTCACGGCGTCGCGGCGGCCTCCGGCGTCTCCTCCTCGGCCCGGTGGGCGCGGATCTTGTGCCCGACGCTGGTCAGGCAACGACCGCTGGCGAGGTCGAACTTCCACCCGTGGAGCTGGCAGGTGAGCTGGTCACCGTCCACGATGCCGAACCGGCTCAGGTCCGCCTTCAGGTGCGGGCAGCGCCGCTGCACCACCCAGCCGTCGAGCGTGATGTCCTCGGCGTCGACGGCGCGCTCGTGCTCGTCGTACCAGCCTTCGGCGTACTGGAGGCGCTCGGTGGAGAGGCACTTGAAGAACGCGTAGACGAACTCGTTGTACTGGCCGATCCGGGCCGCCGAGAACCGGCAGGAGAGGAAGAGCGAGTTGACCCAGTCGACCTCGCCGATGTGGAACAGGTGCTCGATCAGCGCCCGCTCGGTGCGGAACCGGTAGCGG is a window from the Micromonospora sp. DSM 45708 genome containing:
- a CDS encoding phytoene desaturase family protein; its protein translation is MNDGTELPARADVVVVGSGHNGLVSAILLARAGLDVLVLEAAEVIGGATRTENPFPKVPGLRHSTGSYLLGLMPPELLATLDVTIPVLRRDPHYFLPTPGGPGSPYLLFGSDTAATRRQLTEMFSPADVAADDALQAELAQLRDDLAPAWLAEPLPVDETAERYVRPALRQVFVDLVRGSVADHLARFDFRSELLVSMYAVTDGLSGLNAGPDDPGTGHNFLVHNMCRLPGADGTWMIAEGGMGTVSRTFAEAARRAGARVVTGAPVTAITLDSGAASGVVLADGRQVGASVALGACDPYRLMELLPDGALPAELGARMAAVRRPGTTLKLNLALTGLPRFSCLPADAPSPFGSTIHLLPGSDSLVGAGGESPMAALRGMWADVRAGRLPDEPTIEWYLHTTVDPSLQDPAGHHSSALFVQSVPYELAGTTWDAALPGYVERLIAICERYAPGTADLIADAVPLPPPGIEAHFGITGGHIHHVDNTVSFTDRMPYATGVDGVYAGSAGCHPAGSVIGAAGHNAARRILADLT